The proteins below are encoded in one region of Desulfatirhabdium butyrativorans DSM 18734:
- a CDS encoding LolA family protein, with product MNGTHNYRISEVFLGILFFLIGAGIPCRAEQPPVEEILKRVEAHYAGEGFSAHFFQTSVITAMDITETAAGLVQVKRPNKMRWTYEKPKKQLIVTDGKTLWIYKSNDNQVSIGAFPEIFGEGKGAGFLANIQQIRKSFDVSLKETNASGEYVLKLVPLSQKIDLAYVLLNIDPETYDIVEIRTLNTYKDETRIELTDIQRDQHFEDSLFQFTVPQGAEIIRMDDPGKAK from the coding sequence ATGAACGGCACGCACAACTACCGGATTTCAGAGGTATTTCTTGGCATCTTGTTTTTTCTGATCGGCGCCGGAATTCCTTGCCGGGCGGAACAGCCCCCGGTCGAAGAGATTCTAAAACGGGTCGAGGCCCATTACGCCGGAGAAGGCTTCTCGGCGCATTTTTTCCAGACATCCGTCATCACTGCCATGGATATCACCGAAACGGCCGCAGGTCTGGTTCAGGTGAAACGGCCGAACAAGATGCGCTGGACGTATGAAAAGCCAAAGAAGCAATTGATTGTTACCGACGGAAAGACCCTATGGATTTACAAATCAAATGACAATCAGGTCAGCATCGGCGCTTTCCCTGAAATTTTCGGTGAAGGCAAAGGCGCCGGGTTTCTGGCCAACATCCAGCAAATCCGAAAATCTTTCGATGTCAGCCTGAAAGAAACCAATGCGAGCGGTGAATACGTGCTAAAGCTGGTTCCGCTCAGCCAAAAGATCGATCTTGCCTACGTTCTGCTCAATATCGATCCGGAAACCTACGATATCGTCGAGATTCGTACGCTGAATACCTATAAGGACGAGACCCGGATCGAACTGACGGATATCCAGCGGGATCAACATTTCGAGGACAGCCTGTTCCAGTTCACTGTACCCCAGGGAGCGGAAATCATTCGAATGGATGATCCGGGAAAAGCCAAATGA
- a CDS encoding PLDc N-terminal domain-containing protein, translating to MDLHTIKIVFLLVTPFFIMSLLAVIHASQREFPSLGQKVFWMLVAAVPFIGFIAYFLIGRRKALPNVQP from the coding sequence ATGGATCTGCATACCATCAAGATCGTGTTTCTGCTGGTCACGCCTTTTTTCATCATGAGCTTGCTCGCAGTCATCCATGCCAGCCAGCGTGAATTCCCATCCCTGGGGCAGAAGGTTTTCTGGATGCTCGTCGCAGCCGTTCCCTTCATCGGCTTCATCGCCTATTTTCTGATCGGCAGAAGAAAAGCCCTGCCAAACGTCCAGCCATGA
- a CDS encoding lytic murein transglycosylase, translating into MNRFLHKKTILIFLLLMMAPFSGLLSAQEESFQKIMKRLQTDGFDAEKLQSLYAKPEVQFDPQTVSRFFMHSESRVDYSKFLSEPAIQQAKWYLFRHMNELESAENRLGVDKEVITAILLVETRLGNYLGDSSILNTLSSLAALQDNPGLQAQVWNAMPVERRISESLFNEKVSKRSKWAYDELKSLLRYASKEGIDPVSIRGSYAGALGIAQFMPSNILTYGIDGDGDGHVDLFVHSDAIASVANYLKQYGWKKGIDDGKAREVIFHYNHSQPYVDTILKVAQRLKG; encoded by the coding sequence ATGAATCGTTTTCTCCATAAAAAGACCATCCTGATTTTTCTTCTGCTGATGATGGCACCCTTCAGCGGGTTGCTATCTGCGCAGGAAGAATCCTTTCAGAAGATCATGAAGCGACTCCAGACCGACGGGTTTGACGCCGAAAAACTGCAATCCCTCTATGCCAAACCGGAGGTCCAATTCGATCCCCAGACCGTATCCCGGTTTTTCATGCACAGCGAAAGCCGGGTGGACTATTCCAAATTTCTCTCCGAACCCGCCATCCAGCAGGCGAAATGGTATTTGTTTCGCCACATGAATGAACTCGAATCCGCCGAAAATCGGCTCGGAGTCGATAAGGAGGTGATTACGGCCATCCTGCTGGTAGAAACCCGATTGGGGAACTATCTGGGAGACAGCAGCATCCTGAACACGCTCTCTTCCCTGGCCGCGCTGCAGGACAATCCGGGCTTGCAGGCCCAGGTCTGGAATGCCATGCCTGTCGAGCGCAGGATTTCGGAATCCCTCTTCAACGAAAAAGTATCGAAACGCTCCAAATGGGCTTACGACGAATTGAAGTCATTGCTGCGCTACGCATCCAAGGAGGGGATCGATCCGGTGTCCATTCGGGGCTCTTATGCCGGCGCACTTGGCATCGCTCAATTCATGCCCAGCAACATTTTGACCTATGGTATCGATGGCGATGGGGACGGCCATGTGGATTTGTTCGTTCATTCCGATGCCATCGCCAGCGTAGCCAACTACCTCAAGCAATACGGCTGGAAAAAGGGAATCGACGACGGGAAGGCCCGGGAAGTCATCTTTCATTACAACCACAGCCAGCCTTATGTCGATACCATCCTGAAGGTGGCGCAAAGGCTGAAAGGCTGA
- a CDS encoding TRAP transporter permease, producing MDAVIRRFVFVLAVIGTIYHLYLVIHPYTPFADLRISILDLTQVQRAVHVFLIAVLGYMMSAIRIKDRSVLGGMPLVIMTGVMTIDFIGLDLPFLLKGAGVLVWIVTMLSVVVPFLRKPTNVLCAIIAILPLVYLIVTYEKLIYRAIIPEPWDLVMSFAEIMLVLGVIFRLSGPIMPTIVMVFILYNLYGNFIPGLFSTPGFSFDMLLGKMYCETEAGIFGSITGVSVKYLIYFTTLGAVVTRMGFGKIIANIALLFVGRSPASPGRACSVMAVLMGMFSGSGAADTQFVATLTKPLFEKVNYNRLVAAGVIATVGSIAYITPPVMGSISFIMVELLSIPYSMIIIMAVGPMLLYLLGIVVYNELYVRKAKLPLLEISSLIDFGYFKRYAYVFIPIIFIIVMIYRGISINVTVSSATGLFLLFAYLDKSLRPPVMEVFKALEEGIISLLPIASAVIAANMIMSMMVLSGLASKFSILLMQMSGSSILLATLFTGIFSLILGMGVPPIATYVLTSALTAPTIQQLAMMSGIPEDAALLATHMFLFYFAVLAEVTPPVALSAYAASSVMGTDPVKTAIFAARVALPKYFIGLTFILSFSGAALLIVPITQTLSGLDAFMPIVLRYICSIAAVIFMNVGVVGFGLTPLANWERWVVVAGSILLFYPDFSINAVAGPVTAVILVISYLAHRKAEKALVLPA from the coding sequence ATGGATGCTGTAATTCGGAGATTCGTATTCGTTCTGGCTGTTATCGGAACGATCTATCACCTGTACCTGGTCATCCACCCGTACACCCCCTTTGCCGATCTGCGCATCTCCATCCTGGATCTGACTCAGGTTCAACGCGCCGTTCACGTGTTTCTGATCGCGGTTCTCGGCTACATGATGAGCGCAATCCGCATCAAGGATCGCAGCGTGCTGGGCGGAATGCCGCTCGTCATCATGACAGGCGTCATGACGATCGATTTTATCGGGCTGGACTTGCCCTTTCTCCTGAAGGGAGCAGGCGTTCTGGTCTGGATCGTGACCATGCTCTCCGTCGTCGTACCCTTTCTGCGGAAACCGACCAATGTGCTTTGCGCAATCATCGCCATCCTTCCCCTGGTCTATCTGATCGTCACCTATGAAAAGCTGATCTACCGGGCCATCATCCCCGAACCATGGGACCTGGTCATGAGCTTTGCCGAAATCATGCTGGTGCTGGGCGTAATCTTCCGGCTGAGCGGCCCCATCATGCCGACCATCGTCATGGTGTTCATCCTGTACAATCTTTATGGCAATTTCATTCCAGGCCTTTTTTCCACACCCGGTTTCAGCTTCGACATGCTGCTCGGCAAAATGTACTGTGAAACCGAGGCCGGCATTTTCGGCTCCATCACCGGGGTTTCGGTAAAATACCTCATTTATTTCACTACACTGGGTGCTGTGGTCACCCGGATGGGTTTCGGGAAAATCATCGCCAACATCGCCCTGCTCTTTGTCGGCCGGAGCCCGGCTTCCCCCGGAAGGGCCTGCTCGGTCATGGCCGTGCTGATGGGGATGTTCAGCGGTTCGGGAGCTGCGGACACCCAATTTGTGGCAACACTCACCAAACCGCTTTTCGAAAAGGTCAACTACAACCGTCTGGTGGCTGCGGGCGTCATCGCCACCGTCGGCTCCATCGCCTACATCACGCCACCGGTGATGGGCTCCATTTCCTTCATCATGGTGGAGCTGCTTTCCATCCCCTATTCGATGATCATCATCATGGCCGTCGGCCCAATGCTGCTCTACCTTCTTGGCATTGTCGTATACAACGAGCTCTACGTCCGGAAAGCCAAGCTGCCGCTTCTCGAAATTTCCAGCCTCATCGATTTCGGCTATTTCAAGCGCTATGCCTATGTCTTCATCCCGATCATCTTCATCATCGTCATGATCTACAGGGGCATTTCCATCAACGTGACGGTATCGTCCGCAACCGGATTGTTCCTGCTCTTCGCCTATCTGGACAAGAGCCTCAGACCGCCGGTCATGGAAGTGTTCAAGGCCCTCGAAGAAGGCATCATCTCGCTTCTGCCGATTGCAAGCGCGGTCATTGCCGCCAACATGATCATGTCCATGATGGTGCTGAGCGGCCTTGCCTCCAAATTCTCGATTCTGCTCATGCAGATGAGCGGCAGCAGCATCCTCTTGGCCACCCTGTTCACCGGAATCTTCAGCCTGATTCTCGGCATGGGCGTTCCCCCCATCGCCACATACGTGCTGACCTCGGCCCTGACCGCACCCACCATTCAACAGCTTGCCATGATGAGCGGCATTCCGGAAGATGCGGCCCTTCTGGCCACCCACATGTTCCTGTTCTATTTTGCGGTCCTTGCCGAAGTCACCCCGCCGGTGGCCCTATCGGCATACGCAGCAAGCTCGGTCATGGGAACCGATCCGGTTAAAACCGCCATTTTCGCCGCACGCGTCGCACTGCCGAAATATTTCATCGGCCTGACCTTCATCCTGTCCTTCAGCGGAGCGGCGCTGCTCATCGTTCCCATCACCCAGACCCTATCCGGCCTGGATGCCTTCATGCCGATTGTCCTGCGCTACATCTGCTCCATTGCAGCGGTCATCTTCATGAATGTCGGGGTCGTCGGGTTCGGGTTAACGCCCCTGGCCAATTGGGAACGGTGGGTTGTCGTTGCCGGATCGATTCTGCTCTTCTATCCCGATTTTTCCATCAATGCCGTTGCCGGTCCCGTCACCGCCGTGATTCTGGTGATCTCGTATCTGGCGCACCGGAAAGCGGAAAAAGCGCTTGTCTTGCCGGCATGA
- a CDS encoding glycoside hydrolase family 5 protein, translating into MIASAPFNRPTHLRGVNLGGWLLLEKWMKPSIFEGMAAADETSWCVELGDRAPERLAEHWRTFITREDFAWLAETGIDAVRIPIGHWIFGPPYPYHSSYGANPHPYVEGGIDMLDRAFQWAEALGLLVVIDLHAAPGCQNSFDNGGIKDVCEWHTRAEYVTFSVELLGRLAERYRSSPALCGIQLLNEPRGDIPTPFLKDYYRRCYEVIRKHCEPERVAIIFHDGFRSCSEYIGFMQPPEYQNVIFDIHRYQCFDPNDLAMDIHGHLNKTGNLWRQEAEDMRREFLLPTIVGEWSLGLDLEAGSLWSLGPFDQALRRLDSFQQDAAYRAFGATQLLVFENYYGWFFWSYRTETVPEWCFRECVERGWLPKRYH; encoded by the coding sequence TTGATCGCATCTGCTCCCTTTAACAGGCCGACCCATCTGCGAGGCGTCAATCTCGGCGGGTGGCTGTTGCTGGAAAAATGGATGAAGCCCAGTATCTTTGAAGGGATGGCGGCGGCTGACGAGACATCCTGGTGTGTGGAGCTGGGCGACCGGGCGCCGGAGCGGCTGGCCGAGCACTGGCGCACGTTCATTACCCGGGAGGATTTCGCCTGGCTTGCAGAGACAGGCATCGATGCGGTTCGCATCCCAATCGGCCACTGGATTTTCGGGCCGCCCTACCCCTACCACAGCAGCTACGGCGCAAACCCGCATCCGTATGTGGAAGGCGGCATCGATATGCTGGATCGGGCCTTCCAGTGGGCGGAAGCGCTCGGCCTTCTGGTCGTCATCGATCTGCACGCCGCACCCGGATGCCAGAACAGTTTTGACAACGGCGGCATCAAGGATGTTTGTGAATGGCACACCCGTGCGGAATACGTCACGTTTTCCGTGGAATTGCTGGGCCGTCTTGCCGAGCGGTATCGCTCATCGCCAGCCCTGTGCGGCATTCAGTTGCTCAATGAACCGCGCGGGGACATTCCCACACCCTTTCTGAAAGACTATTACCGGCGTTGCTACGAGGTGATCCGGAAACACTGCGAACCGGAGCGCGTGGCCATCATTTTTCACGACGGGTTCCGCTCCTGCAGCGAATACATCGGTTTCATGCAGCCGCCGGAATACCAGAACGTGATCTTCGATATCCATCGGTACCAGTGCTTCGATCCGAATGACCTCGCCATGGACATCCACGGGCACCTGAACAAGACCGGAAATCTGTGGCGGCAGGAGGCTGAGGACATGCGGCGGGAGTTCCTGCTGCCCACCATCGTCGGGGAGTGGAGCCTGGGACTGGATCTGGAAGCCGGCTCACTCTGGTCTCTGGGGCCGTTTGACCAGGCGCTTCGCCGTCTCGACAGCTTTCAGCAGGATGCGGCTTACCGTGCTTTCGGCGCCACCCAACTGCTCGTTTTCGAGAATTACTACGGCTGGTTCTTCTGGAGCTATCGCACCGAAACGGTACCCGAATGGTGTTTCCGGGAATGTGTCGAAAGGGGCTGGCTTCCAAAGCGGTATCATTGA
- the radA gene encoding DNA repair protein RadA: MKRTEKTVFTCSQCGYQSPKWMGKCPGCGQWQTFIEEVLIDKSSQRSTFSTEASHPISIADIPSCEDERLIVGIPELDRVLGGGIVKGSLVLIGGDPGIGKSTLMLQVLNSLATQGHRVLYVSGEESISQIRMRSQRLSASAPNLLVVAETDLDRMLAMAKTTSPDVLAVDSIQTVLDPAIPSLPGSVTQVRESALRLMQFAKQTGIPVFLIGHVTKDGAIAGPRLLEHMVDAVLYFEGERNHLYRILRAVKNRFGSTNEIGVFEMKESGLQEVRNPSAVFLAEKPEHASGSVVTATMEGTRPILIELQALVCNTAYGTPRRTVLGLDSGRVALLAAVMEKKLGLHLMGHDIFMNIAGGIETDEPAVDLAVMIAIASSFWDKPVDPRSIVLGEVGLAGEVRGIGHLETRLSEARKLGFTRAIIPESSAMSIALPSDMQVLSVRSIAQAMNRSFGQAPD, from the coding sequence TTGAAACGAACTGAAAAAACCGTCTTTACGTGCAGCCAGTGCGGCTACCAGTCCCCGAAATGGATGGGGAAATGCCCAGGCTGCGGCCAATGGCAGACCTTCATCGAAGAAGTGTTGATCGACAAATCATCCCAGCGATCGACTTTTTCCACTGAAGCCAGCCATCCCATATCCATTGCCGACATTCCTTCCTGTGAAGATGAACGCCTGATCGTCGGTATTCCGGAGCTGGACCGGGTACTTGGCGGCGGGATCGTCAAGGGTTCCCTCGTTCTGATCGGCGGGGATCCCGGTATCGGGAAATCGACGCTGATGCTCCAGGTGCTCAATTCTCTGGCGACTCAGGGACATCGGGTGCTCTATGTGTCGGGAGAGGAATCCATTTCGCAAATCCGGATGCGCAGCCAGCGTCTTTCGGCATCAGCGCCCAATCTGTTGGTGGTTGCGGAAACCGATCTCGATCGCATGCTGGCCATGGCCAAAACCACGAGTCCGGATGTGCTGGCCGTTGATTCCATCCAGACAGTCCTGGATCCGGCGATCCCCTCGCTTCCCGGCAGCGTGACGCAGGTGCGCGAATCGGCGTTGCGTCTGATGCAGTTTGCCAAGCAAACGGGCATTCCGGTATTTCTGATCGGCCATGTCACAAAGGATGGGGCCATTGCCGGGCCGAGGCTCCTGGAGCACATGGTCGATGCCGTGCTCTATTTCGAAGGTGAGCGAAACCATTTGTACCGGATTTTGCGGGCGGTGAAAAACCGTTTTGGCTCCACCAATGAAATCGGCGTATTCGAGATGAAGGAAAGCGGTCTTCAGGAGGTCCGAAACCCGAGCGCGGTATTCCTGGCCGAAAAACCGGAACATGCCTCCGGATCGGTTGTCACGGCGACCATGGAGGGCACCAGGCCCATTCTGATCGAGCTGCAGGCGCTGGTCTGCAACACGGCCTATGGCACACCGCGAAGGACGGTTCTCGGTCTCGATTCCGGAAGGGTGGCGCTGCTGGCGGCCGTGATGGAAAAGAAGCTGGGGTTGCACCTGATGGGGCATGACATTTTCATGAACATCGCTGGCGGCATCGAGACAGACGAACCTGCCGTGGACCTTGCCGTGATGATCGCCATCGCATCGAGCTTCTGGGACAAGCCGGTCGATCCCCGCAGCATCGTGCTGGGAGAGGTCGGGCTGGCAGGAGAGGTGCGCGGCATCGGGCACCTGGAAACCCGGCTCTCGGAAGCGCGCAAACTGGGCTTTACCCGCGCCATTATCCCGGAATCCTCCGCCATGTCGATTGCCTTGCCAAGCGATATGCAGGTGCTCAGCGTGCGCTCCATTGCGCAGGCGATGAATCGATCCTTCGGGCAGGCCCCGGATTGA
- a CDS encoding TAXI family TRAP transporter solute-binding subunit yields MKKLAMSLFILCCLSAAQAQAETAKVIIGTGGIGGVYYYYGTQISEILSKNNVVSATAIQTAASVDNMLLIRDKSDPAKNMYFLGTVLPDTALVTVTGKHEKFKERPAKAAIMWMMYPNYLHIVTTDKSGINKLSDLQDKRVSTGAPGSGTEFTALNLLKAAKVDPEKFKKWEKLGAKESDEGLSNGTLDAYVWSGGLPTGSIVELSNTLKRKGMEVRFVPLPESDPAVAQFIKDFSGLADPQIISKDIYGTAADTPTLAFWNMFMCPESLPEDVGYKITKAVFENLDALHAAVKPSKDTTAASTAKFIGKTAIPFHPGAVKYFKEKGLVK; encoded by the coding sequence ATGAAAAAACTCGCCATGTCGCTTTTCATCCTCTGCTGTCTGTCCGCAGCCCAGGCACAGGCCGAAACGGCCAAGGTCATCATCGGAACCGGCGGGATCGGAGGGGTTTACTATTACTATGGCACCCAGATCTCCGAAATTCTCTCCAAGAACAACGTCGTATCCGCAACGGCCATCCAGACGGCGGCATCCGTTGACAACATGCTCCTGATCCGGGACAAGAGCGATCCGGCCAAAAACATGTATTTTCTGGGGACCGTACTGCCGGATACGGCACTGGTCACGGTGACCGGAAAGCACGAGAAATTCAAGGAAAGACCGGCCAAGGCTGCCATCATGTGGATGATGTACCCCAATTACCTGCACATCGTCACCACAGACAAGAGCGGAATCAACAAACTGAGCGATCTGCAGGATAAGCGGGTCTCCACCGGCGCGCCGGGTTCCGGAACGGAGTTCACGGCCCTGAATCTGCTCAAGGCAGCCAAGGTCGATCCTGAAAAATTCAAGAAATGGGAAAAGCTCGGCGCAAAGGAAAGCGATGAAGGACTTTCCAACGGCACCCTCGATGCCTATGTATGGAGCGGCGGGCTTCCAACCGGCTCCATCGTCGAGCTCTCCAACACGCTCAAGCGCAAGGGCATGGAAGTGAGATTTGTCCCGCTCCCGGAATCGGATCCGGCGGTTGCCCAGTTCATCAAGGATTTCAGCGGTCTGGCCGATCCGCAAATCATCTCCAAAGACATTTACGGCACAGCGGCCGACACCCCGACCCTGGCTTTCTGGAACATGTTCATGTGCCCCGAATCCCTTCCGGAAGATGTCGGCTACAAAATCACCAAGGCTGTCTTCGAAAATCTCGATGCCCTGCACGCCGCTGTCAAGCCTTCCAAAGACACAACGGCTGCCAGCACGGCCAAATTCATCGGGAAAACGGCCATTCCCTTTCACCCGGGAGCCGTAAAGTATTTCAAGGAAAAAGGTCTGGTGAAATAG
- a CDS encoding RlmE family RNA methyltransferase — protein MVKKTQQAANSWSDHYTQKAKREDYPARSVYKLQEIQQKYRILKKGHSVLDLGCAPGSWLKYAAGMIGPDGRLVGIDRTPVTIPLPPQARTIAGDITDPQTLAAVDGMFHVVLSDMAPSTTGQKSVDAARSIELCRIALSIAKDRLLPGGTFVCKIFQGEDFDTFVQEVKALFGKHHLFKPQSCRKASKEIYVIGIGRG, from the coding sequence ATGGTGAAAAAAACGCAGCAGGCCGCAAACAGTTGGAGCGATCATTATACCCAAAAGGCCAAGCGGGAGGACTATCCCGCCCGATCGGTATACAAGCTTCAGGAAATTCAGCAGAAGTATCGCATTTTAAAGAAAGGGCATAGTGTCCTGGATCTTGGCTGCGCACCCGGTTCGTGGCTGAAATATGCAGCGGGGATGATCGGGCCGGACGGCAGGCTCGTCGGTATCGATCGAACGCCGGTGACCATACCCCTGCCTCCCCAGGCGAGAACCATCGCCGGAGACATCACGGATCCGCAAACCCTTGCCGCGGTCGATGGCATGTTCCATGTGGTTCTCAGCGATATGGCCCCATCGACGACAGGGCAAAAATCCGTCGATGCGGCCAGGTCCATCGAATTGTGCCGGATCGCTCTTTCCATCGCGAAAGATCGCCTCTTGCCAGGAGGCACATTTGTCTGTAAAATTTTTCAGGGTGAGGATTTCGATACCTTTGTTCAGGAAGTGAAAGCCCTGTTCGGGAAACATCACCTCTTCAAACCTCAGAGCTGCAGAAAGGCCAGCAAGGAAATCTATGTCATCGGGATTGGCAGGGGATAG
- a CDS encoding YebC/PmpR family DNA-binding transcriptional regulator has product MSGHNKWSTIKHKKGAADARRGRIFTRLIKELTISARMGGGDPNANPRLRSAILAAKAENMPKDNIDRAIKRGTGELEGTSYEESTYEGYGPGGAAILVDSLTDNKNRAVAEIRHIFSKYGGSMGENGCVSWMFSKKGYMSVSKADVNEERLMEIALEAGAEDVREDEDGFEVITAPADFETVRAALDEAKIPYSDAEITMLPQNTLMLQGKEAESMVRLMDALDGCEDVQKIYTNADIPEEMANA; this is encoded by the coding sequence ATGTCAGGCCACAACAAATGGTCTACGATCAAGCACAAAAAAGGAGCCGCGGATGCCAGAAGAGGGCGCATCTTTACCCGGCTGATCAAGGAATTGACAATTTCGGCACGAATGGGCGGAGGGGATCCCAATGCGAATCCTCGTCTTCGCTCAGCCATTCTTGCCGCAAAAGCGGAAAACATGCCCAAGGACAACATCGATCGGGCAATCAAGCGCGGCACGGGCGAGCTGGAAGGCACCAGCTACGAGGAAAGCACATACGAGGGCTATGGTCCGGGTGGCGCGGCCATTCTGGTCGATTCCCTGACGGACAACAAGAACCGGGCCGTAGCTGAAATCCGGCATATTTTCAGCAAATACGGCGGCAGCATGGGTGAAAATGGGTGCGTTTCGTGGATGTTCAGCAAAAAAGGATACATGAGCGTCAGCAAGGCTGACGTCAACGAAGAGCGCCTGATGGAAATTGCGCTGGAGGCAGGTGCGGAAGACGTACGCGAAGACGAGGACGGTTTTGAAGTGATTACCGCGCCGGCGGATTTCGAAACCGTCCGGGCAGCCCTCGATGAGGCCAAAATCCCGTATTCGGATGCCGAAATCACCATGCTGCCGCAGAACACGCTGATGCTGCAGGGGAAAGAAGCCGAGAGCATGGTCCGGCTGATGGATGCCCTTGACGGCTGCGAAGATGTGCAGAAAATTTACACCAATGCGGATATTCCGGAAGAAATGGCGAATGCGTGA
- the nadA gene encoding quinolinate synthase NadA produces the protein MKEEIRRLLREKNGVLLAHNYQPAEIQDVADWCGDSLELSMKAAQSDADLLVFCGVHFMAETAAILCPDKAVLLPRLDAGCPMAGMITPRQLEARKQTLPGIPVVTYVNSPAAVKALSTVCCTSANAVQVVESLHVPEVLMTPDRNLARYVASRTKTRVHFWDGCCPIHDAIRATDVHQAKNAHPQAIVMAHPECRMEVLELADQVLSTSGMLRFAKASNHREFIVGTETGLLHSLRKENPGKTFYPLSDRMLCPDMKKIALADVLHCLKTLQGRVRVPEDIRKSALGAVQRMLKVTG, from the coding sequence ATGAAGGAAGAAATCAGAAGACTGCTCCGGGAGAAAAACGGTGTTTTACTCGCCCACAATTATCAGCCCGCCGAAATTCAGGATGTGGCCGACTGGTGTGGCGACTCGCTCGAGCTGAGCATGAAGGCCGCCCAAAGCGATGCCGATCTGCTCGTATTCTGCGGCGTGCATTTCATGGCGGAAACGGCGGCCATTCTCTGTCCGGACAAAGCGGTGCTTCTGCCCCGCCTGGATGCCGGATGCCCGATGGCCGGCATGATCACCCCCCGGCAGCTCGAAGCCCGGAAACAAACGCTACCCGGAATCCCCGTCGTCACCTATGTCAATTCGCCTGCCGCCGTCAAGGCCCTTTCAACCGTCTGCTGCACATCCGCCAATGCCGTGCAGGTTGTCGAAAGCCTCCATGTTCCGGAAGTGCTGATGACCCCCGACAGGAACCTGGCCCGCTATGTCGCCTCCAGAACGAAGACCCGCGTGCACTTCTGGGACGGCTGCTGCCCCATTCACGACGCCATCCGGGCAACAGATGTCCACCAGGCCAAAAATGCCCATCCGCAAGCCATCGTGATGGCGCATCCGGAATGCCGCATGGAAGTTCTGGAACTGGCCGATCAGGTGCTGAGCACATCCGGGATGCTGCGGTTCGCAAAGGCCTCCAATCATCGGGAATTCATCGTCGGCACGGAAACGGGGCTTCTGCACAGCCTCAGAAAAGAAAATCCGGGAAAAACATTTTATCCGCTCTCGGATCGCATGCTTTGCCCGGATATGAAAAAAATTGCGCTTGCCGATGTGCTGCACTGTCTCAAGACCCTGCAAGGCAGGGTCCGCGTCCCCGAAGACATCCGCAAGTCCGCCCTGGGTGCCGTTCAGCGAATGCTGAAGGTAACTGGATAG